Proteins from a genomic interval of Phlebotomus papatasi isolate M1 chromosome 3, Ppap_2.1, whole genome shotgun sequence:
- the LOC129807644 gene encoding inactive glutathione S-transferase D3-like isoform X3 translates to MAPVKLYYFNVSPPSRIALLTIRNLKLDVEIIIINTMKNEQMSPEFMKINPQHTIPTIDDNGFILWESRAIASYLVSAKAPGSSLYPSDIKKKAIVDARLFLDQDLFHASEEAMYPIYEQKATTIAEDKKEKIYKILGNLNTFMEGQKYVAGNELTIADLALLVNISTLYEIGANVNKFKNIAAWYKRLESIPGYQENLEGAKIIGQILKPQMNLKGTWDD, encoded by the exons ATGGCCCCAGttaaactttattattttaatgttaGCCCCCCATCACGTATAgctctattaactattaggaaCCTGAAGTTGGATGTGGAAATTATCATTATCAACACTATGAAAAATGAGCAGATGTCTCCAGAATTTATGAAAATCAACCCTCAACACACCATCCCAACCATTGATGACAATGGATTTATTCTCTGGGAGTCTCGTGCTATTGCTTCGTATTTAGTATCAGCAAAAGCTCCTGGAAGCTCATTGTATCCTTCAGATATTAAGAAGAAAGCCATTGTTGATGCAAGATTATTCTTAGATCAAGATTTATTCCATGCTTCAGAAGAGGCTATG TATCCAATTTACGAACAAAAAGCTACTACAATTGCCGAGGATAAAAAGGAAAAGATCTACAAGATTCTTGGgaatttaaatacatttatgGAAGGACAGAAATATGTTGCCGGCAATGAATTAACTATAGCCGATCTCGCACTTTTGGTCAATATCTCCACCCTCTAT gagATTGGAGCAAATGTTaacaaatttaagaatattgCAGCCTGGTACAAGAGACTAGAGTCTATTCCCGGTTACCAGGAAAATCTCGAAGGTGCTAAAATCATTGGACAAATTCTGAAGCCACAGATGAACCTTAAAGGAACTTGGGATGATTAA
- the LOC129807647 gene encoding inactive glutathione S-transferase D3-like: MAPIKFYHFNISPPSRLPMLTIRNLNLDVEIIVIDTMKKEQMSPEFMKINPQHTVPTIDDNGFILWESRAIASYLVSAKAPGSSLYPSDIKKRAIVDARLFLDQEMQNATLPVMHAIYNQEPKDVFISKTEKVYKILENLNTFMEGQKYVAGNELTIADLAFLANISTLYEIGANINKFKNIAAWFKRLENIPGYQENLEGAKVIGETFRPKMTFKGTWDD, translated from the exons atgGCCCCAattaaattttaccattttaacATTAGTCCCCCATCACGTTTACCCATGCTAACTATTAGGAACCTGAATTTGGATGTGGAAATAATTGTTATCGACACCATGAAGAAGGAGCAAATGAGTCCTGAATTCATGAAAATCAACCCTCAACATACAGTGCCAACCATTGACGACAATGGATTTATTCTGTGGGAGTCTCGTGCTATTGCTTCATATTTAGTATCGGCCAAAGCTCCCGGAAGCTCACTGTATCCTTCGGACATAAAGAAGAGGGCCATTGTGGATGCGAGATTGTTCTTGGATCAAGAAATGCAAAATGCTACTCTCCCAGTTATG CATGCCATCTACAACCAAGAACCAAAAGATGTCTTTATAAGTAAGACTGAAAAGGTCTACAAGATCCTTGAAAATTTGAACACATTTATGGAGGGACAGAAGTATGTTGCCGGTAATGAACTAACTATAGCCGATCTGGCATTTTTAGCCAATATCTCCACCCTTTAC gaaattggagcaaatatcaacaaattcaaaaacattgcTGCTTGGTTCAAGAGGCTGGAGAATATTCCTGGTTACCAGGAGAACCTTGAGGGCGCTAAAGTCATTGGGGAAACTTTTAGACCAAAGATGACCTTCAAAGGAACTTGGGatgattaa